The nucleotide window TTAAAAATAGTAGCTGACCCTATTTAATAGAGCCAGCTCTATAATATCTAACAAATTTCAAATTAGTATTGCATTAAGGTCAAGACATCGTATCCTTCTAGTTTGTCACGACCATTCAAGTAAGTCAATTCAATAAGAAAAGCACAACCTGCAACCTCTCCACCTAGCTGATTCACGAGGTCTATCGTCGCTTCGATCGTTCCACCTGTTGCCAATAAGTCATCAATGATTAAAACTCGCTGACCAGGCTTGATTGCATCTTTATGAATAGTCAGCACATCGCTTCCATATTCAAGACCATAATCAACTTTAATCGTTTCTCGTGGTAGTTTACCCTCTTTACGTACAGGAGCAAACCCCTTTGCTAGTGCATATGATACGGGGCACCCCACGATAAAACCTCTTGCTTCAGGACCTACAATTACATCTATATCTAACTTTTTAGCATACTCTACAATGTCATCAACTGCTGATTTGAATGCAGGTCCATTATCCATTAATGTCGTAATATCTTTGAAACGGATCCCCTCTTTTGGCCAATCCTCAACAATCGTTATATGTTCTTTATAATCCATGTACTACTGCTCCTTCCCTCGAATGGGCATTCATTCGATGTTCGAACCACTCTTTCATTTCATTATAAGAGGCATAAAGTAATTTTTCCTCTACTTGAATGGAACGAATTTTCTGCTGATAGGTATTTGATTCTGTTAAAGGACGTGGTTGCACATCCTCTTGAAAGACAATTTTACCATTCACTATTTTAACAAAATTCAGGTCAAAAAACACATTAATCATAAAATCTAGTTGTGACTGATTCCAGCCTTTTGCTTGAGCTAATTGTAATTTCTGTTCTTCTTGGATCGTTTGATGCTTTTTCAATATACCATACAATTGCTTAAATTGATCTCTTGTAGGCACAGATGAAAAGAAATGTCCTTGATTCGTCGGATAACATAAATAAATCGAGTGGAATCTTGACTTCCCTAGGACTTGTTCAAAAACATCTAAATGATCAGGAAGGTCGAGTAGAGCAATTCTATTTGCAGTTTCTAATTGTTCGTCCAATTGAGGATCATTAATATTCAAAGTCTTCAATTTGGTCTCATCTGCCCGGATGGCATCATTGAAATATATAGCCACTGTTTCATTCGTTGGTATGCTTTCATGTATTCTTTGCAAGTTTTTACTACCACGATAATCGAATAATTGCCATTCCAAGCACTGAAGGTCTTTCAACTTGATCTGTAACTTTTTCGTGCCGTTCCATTCATTGATTTCAATTTCTCCGGCAACATCCACTGTAGAGTTCAGTGTCAGATGGTCAGCTAGTTGGCCGAGTTGGAAACCAATCATATCAATTGATCGACCATCTTTTTGGCCTAACAACTTAATATGGTTTTGCTTCGCTCCAATTTTTCTCATTTGACTCAATTGAATGCCGTTGAACTTGAAAACGGGCTTGGGATTGTTCATACCGAATGGTGACAGCTGGCTCAATTCTTCTGGGAGTGCCATGTCGATTTCTTCTAAATTCAACTCATCTTCGATCTCAAGTGGCGTTTGAAAATCTTCTTCTGTTAGATCATTGAATGCCTTTTCATTCAAAGCTTTTCTTAGTGGATCTAATTGGTCTAAGGAGAGTGTCATCCCAGCGGCTTGAGAGTGTCCGCCAAAGTGAATGAAATAATCTCTGACTGTCATCCCGTTTTTAAATAAATCAAACGCTGGGATACTTCTGGCACTACCTTTAGCAGTATGAGTTTCCGGATCTATTCCTAAGACAATAGCAGGACGATCGTAAGTGTTCACTAAACGAGAGGCGACAATCCCTAAGACACCAGGGTTCCACCCTTCCTTCGCTACTATCAACACACGATCTCCTTTAAATTTTTCCTCGACTTCTAAAATAGCTTCATCGGCAATGCTAGCTACGATTTTTTGTCTTTCTTGATTAAGCCGATCGATCTCCCCGGCCATCTCGATAGCTACTTCAGGATCCTCCTCTAAAAGAAGTTCCACTGCCAATGATGCATCTTGAAGTCTTCCGACAGCGTTCAACCTAGGACCCATAACAAAGCCGATCGTCTCCTCTGTCACATCTTCAGAGATACGCGCAATTTGTTTTAATGCTTGGATTCCTGGAAGCTTCGAGTTCGTCAATTCTTTTAATCCATAATAAACTAATACTCTATTTTCCCCTTG belongs to Halalkalibacillus sediminis and includes:
- a CDS encoding adenine phosphoribosyltransferase, which codes for MDYKEHITIVEDWPKEGIRFKDITTLMDNGPAFKSAVDDIVEYAKKLDIDVIVGPEARGFIVGCPVSYALAKGFAPVRKEGKLPRETIKVDYGLEYGSDVLTIHKDAIKPGQRVLIIDDLLATGGTIEATIDLVNQLGGEVAGCAFLIELTYLNGRDKLEGYDVLTLMQY
- the recJ gene encoding single-stranded-DNA-specific exonuclease RecJ — translated: MLESKMNWKIQTEDIHHSLDLNISPVLKRMLAKRGIVTVDQAKAFLRPSLNDLHDPFLFDDMEKVVERIRQAIDQQQPILVYGDYDADGVTSTSVIVRTLKLLGAEVDFYIPNRFTEGYGPNEAAFQEAHAMGFEVIITVDNGIAAPHEARVAKELGIDLIITDHHEEQDELPDAFATIHPRLAPDYPFNDLAGVGVALKVAEALLGELPKELLEYAAIGTVADLVPLQGENRVLVYYGLKELTNSKLPGIQALKQIARISEDVTEETIGFVMGPRLNAVGRLQDASLAVELLLEEDPEVAIEMAGEIDRLNQERQKIVASIADEAILEVEEKFKGDRVLIVAKEGWNPGVLGIVASRLVNTYDRPAIVLGIDPETHTAKGSARSIPAFDLFKNGMTVRDYFIHFGGHSQAAGMTLSLDQLDPLRKALNEKAFNDLTEEDFQTPLEIEDELNLEEIDMALPEELSQLSPFGMNNPKPVFKFNGIQLSQMRKIGAKQNHIKLLGQKDGRSIDMIGFQLGQLADHLTLNSTVDVAGEIEINEWNGTKKLQIKLKDLQCLEWQLFDYRGSKNLQRIHESIPTNETVAIYFNDAIRADETKLKTLNINDPQLDEQLETANRIALLDLPDHLDVFEQVLGKSRFHSIYLCYPTNQGHFFSSVPTRDQFKQLYGILKKHQTIQEEQKLQLAQAKGWNQSQLDFMINVFFDLNFVKIVNGKIVFQEDVQPRPLTESNTYQQKIRSIQVEEKLLYASYNEMKEWFEHRMNAHSREGAVVHGL